The window tttattaatttaatctatcttgaacatgtcagaaTGTGATTCTTCCTTCAATCCTATTGTCTTTGTATATATCaataatgtgtttattattatttcatgtaaattgACAACTTACGGTGCCTTATTAATGATATTGGTGAAGGACAGCTGTCATTTAGAGGTAGCGCACTTTGTTCGCAACGAAGGAAGGAATACTGTGCACCCCTAACGCATCTTCGAATTTCTCCGCTCGAGTAAGCGTGTAACAGTCGAGACCGCACGGGAGTAAAGACACCCTGCACGCAACTCCGCTGGCGTGCGCTTGACCTTGACATGGCTGGTGTAGAGTATAGAGGATGGTtttccagctgtacttcctcttaaaacaagaatcaccaccaccaccttttccgcGTAGATAATCCTGTTCATGTTCGGTGAATTCGCTAAGTTAAGTGTAAGGCCCCTATAGCGCACATCAACGAAACGGCATTAACACCTTTCCCACGAAGTCGATGGTCTTGACGACCCGAAATACTTCCACTGCAAACTTTGGTGTCTCTTCGGTTCGAAATCGCGGCATCATGTCACGTGAACGGGAGAGATGATACTGATACGTGTTGTTTTAATGCCATCGGTCCCAACTAGTACGGGAAAGCAGTCTGGTCTGCCAACCTGCTTGGCTGGCAATGCGGCAACGTCTTACATCAACACGATGGCTCGTTTTATCGAAATAATAAAACAACGTttaagttttcagtttttcagaaTTGCCACTTCCCCCATCCACCCCAACTCTTTAAACCAATAATAATGGAGAAAATGTTTAGGTCTTGCGGTGCCACTCCGTGCGACAGTAATGTGACACCCTTTACGCTGTCTAATTGAAAAGGGCTCTAAAACTTACCAATGATGGATTCTGCGCAAACTGCGCCATAAAGTGTTCAGAATCCAAAGTCTGCACAGCATTTGAATTTATATTGAGAACAGCCAAACATCAACGATCGGGGataatttttcatcattttcaGTACGGCGAGAGAACATTTGTTTAGGGTCGCTGGTTGTGAGTTTGCTTTTAGGAGATtgtaggctcgaatcccaccgtcggcagctctaaagatggttttccgtcgttttccattctggGGCGTCGAAAGCTATTCCATTCAAAATTTGCCTTTAAGCAATTAGCGAATAACATCTTGTCTTTAGGTGCcgagaagaaatgttttttgtcggtggatgcagagtgggtttcggcccttgggtttcgtcccttaagaggccacggcttgcccgtggtccaacagctctgtaatttgaccggccaaccgagcagaggaaagttggccatggctctaccgtggctctacgcctctgcattcgggagacgggcctggggcacagtgccggacttcacgcctggctccacccgtcggctgtcctgagaattgttttccgtggttttccattctcctgcactaaggcgaatgccgggacagttcgtataggccacggccacccaccccctcgccttctccgcacatctccttcaccgtaacaaatcttccggcctgagagacggcgtcaccgtctaagaggcccgcctcccccttcaggggaggaatgaaaacgtttagtagtagtaaatgCCTTTTAATTACGGTCATAACCTGACTTGCAACCTGAAACATAGGTGCTAAGGCATTTTCACACGCTTTTTTAACCGCGTTTTCCTCTCCACGAGTCTCCGTACGGACAACATACTTAAAAACAGCcggattaagaaaataattgcttttttaataattcatatgattcctagtttcagccgagtaaaatggaataaaattgtaatgtttTCTCCATAATGTGCAGGGCCACCGCTACTGGCTGTGGCCACCCTGTCTCTGCACCTGGGTGCCCAATAATAAACAAGCCATGTTTAGAGTAGTACCGGTAGTGACTGCATCGCTGCAGGTGGCAGACAACATCCATGCCTTGGACTTCAAaacgtgatcaatcaatcaatactgatctgcatttagggcagtcgcccaggtggcagattccctatctgttgctttcctagccttttccgaaatgatttcaaagaaattggaaatttattgaacatctcccttggtaagttattccaatccctaactccccttcctataaatgaatatttgccccagtttgtcctcttgaattccaactttatcttcatattgtgatctttcctacttttatagacgccattcaaacatattcgtctactaatgtcattccacgccatctcaccgctgacagctcggaacataccacttagtcgagcagctcttcttctttctctcaattcttcccaacccaaacattgcaacatttttgtaacgctactcttttgtcggaaatcacccagaacaaatcgagctgcttttctttggattttttccagttcttgaatggaGTCGTCACACTTCTTATTGTTTGTTATGGTGTATAGGTATAGGATTGTTTTTATCTATTCCCGCGCCAGAAGCACGACCGAGCACGACTGATTATTTCGTGTATTTTCGTTGGATACAGCTGCCTGATTGGTTGTAGCAGCTGCAGGATTTTGCTGTGAACTACAAAATTCATCATGTCGCTGTGATTCGTGTATGACGAGCAGTAGCGCAATTTTAATTGCGTTTGTTGAGGAACCTTGTCCGATTCATTCTCATTGAAACTTTACACGCAATGTATTCATTACATAATTTTGTTTCAACTATGGGAACGTTGAGCAAGGAACCTCACTGCAATGAGAAAATCCTTGAAGAGGAATAACTCGGACAGTATTCCTTGTATACCTCTGTAACACGAACGACAAAATGTTAAAAGAAACGGCCATTAATTTATCGGAAATAGGAGAAGACCTAGAGAATTGGATGACAAGGCTTCCCGAAGCTTTGAAGAATGTACCCATCGTATACTTGGCAATTCCAGGTAAGCATGTGAGGTTAGGTATcagaaattaatgttattttacaGTGATACACAATGATCATCGACGGTTCACAAAATAAATATTCGAGTAAACAAGTAGGTAAATAAATTTAACCCCGATgattttggaaacaaattctactgtttttttttttttaatctatgtGTTGTCAAAGTACATATATGAGGGCACACCTTCCAACTACATTGACTTGAAGCTCTGTATTAAATAATGTCTTAGGGCAGAGGGATGTTGCATGAAGGTAGGGAGATATAAGAACACCGGGTTAAACATGAACTGTTGTTATAGTCATTAATATGGCCATTGTCATGAAAAATGATAGGGCCTATGCATTTCTGAATGGTAGATCTCAAGAAACTCTTGGTAGTATAATAGATTGTTTATTGATATTCATTAATCAAAATGAGATCATGAACACTTATTTTGCCATTTCCTGAGTTCAAAGTAAGATTGTAGTGTATTAGAAGAGCAGAAATTATTATTTGAACGAGAAATTGTTTAATTACATGTTTTATAATCATTCTCTTGACAGGTGAAGTGCAAGAAAGAGAAGATGATTGAATGTGACACTGAATATTGGTGCATCCTCCCTATCTACTCCGATTCAATAAATTTGTTAAGGAAACTATGGAGCCATGAGTTGTGGTATATACTTCCAGAATTCTTGTTTGTATTGTAGATTTCATATCTTATAATTCTTGAAATACAATTAGAATGATAGATCATTGTAATGCAACTGACTTACCTATGTTAACATAGTCATAAAGGGGTTCTTAAATGCGGGTTCTTGATCAAGATCTAGTGCATCATATACTTACATCTACTGACACAGTAATGCTTGTGTGTAAGGGTGGGTAGGGTATTTGTAAATGATTTACTGAGTACCAGTATCGAATAAGTAGTGGTTTCAGAGAATATACGGTAACAGATTTCTGCTACTGCGGACACGATAGTTCAGTGGCATCACTGTTAGCTTCTGACAGTGCTTTAAATCCCAATAAATgcatatgattttttaaaattggaaactAACACTGTGTGTTTAACATTTCCCTTAAAACAGTTCCTAAAATCGGTTACATTCACAAAATATTAAATCATGTAAAATTACATTCTTGCTTATGCTGTACTATCATCTTGTGCTTACATTTGTCTGTTGACTTCCAGGGGCAAACTATAATATTCGACTCAGTTTTCATTTTATGTTGCTTGAAGCTGCAcatgtatagtcactcaaaaaaagGAGCAAGGCATGTCattgtatgttccttgcatttaatattttatcagatttaattttaatcATTACCAAATTACAATCTACCTTCCACATAGATACAAATCCTGTGAATACCCACCCACATTATATCCATGGTTTCAGTTCTTTCTTAGAAAAGTGTACCTCAAAGGAGCTTATACCATATGATGGATGCGTACATTCCTCTTGTATATTATGTCGTAATTTACCTCGCATacgagtggaaagggttaaatgGTACTTTATCATCCTATGGATATATAACAGACCTTTGTTGGAGTTGCATTCTCTGATCATTCCCAACTTTCTAATCAGAttaaacaaaacaaacaagaaCCATGGCTGATACAACCATTAAGGGCTTTGGCTTACCAAGACAGTTGCTGCTCAGCCAAATGGCCTGCAGATACTACAGTGCAACATGGCCAGGGTGACGATATCCTTggctgtattgcttggctttcgtgactggGTACACTACGTCTCGTATCAGCAGCTCCTCATTTGGTATCATGAGGTTGATTGAATGCCATTCCAGCTCTTGATACAGGATTTAAATCCTTAGAcaagccaggaatcaaacccagtccCCCTCTTCCAAATAGGAGGCAGACTCTCTAACCTTACACCATGGGACTGGCCTGTAATCAGACTAAGAAAACTGTTTTCTATGTTTGTCTTTTTGAAACCATCAGACACTTTGGATTCATccttcactgagctcgatagctgcagtcgcttaagtgcatccagtatcctgtattcagaagatagtaggttcaaaccccactgtcggcagccctgaagatgattttccatggtttcccattttcacaccaggcaaatactggggctgtagcttaattaaggccacggctacttccttcccattcctagcccctccccttcccatcgtcgccataagatctatctatgtcggtgcaatgtaaagcaacttgtaaaaaaaaaaaaaaaaaaaaaaaatcatccttcATGTAAAATATTGTTGCACCATCACTGAACTCATTatgcccgcctggtgaccatggtTGTTAAGGCATCAAATATCTGTCGTGTGACACCACAGTTAGCTGGTTCAAGCCGAGAAAaagaattcaccatcagaatgttggccggtgggataggagaggtgatggtatacaatttctaatcactagaccgTGTGCCAAATgcctggagtgagggcatatgattctgttgatggtgattcaataagggcgttaagctttgagcaccgagctcgatagctgcagtcgcttaagtgcggccagtatccagtattcgggagatagtaggttcgaaccccactgtcggcagccctgaaaatggttttccgtggtttcccattttcacatcaggtaaatgctggggctgtacctgaattaaggccacggccgcttccttcccactcctagcccttgcctgtcccatcgtcgccatgacctatctgtgtcggtgcgacgtaaagcaactagcaaaaaaaaaagctttgaGCAGATCCGTTGGGTGTTATTCGATAAGGGGAAGCTAAGTGCCGACAGCATGTTTCACACTCTCGCTACCTCACTattatcatctcacacccagatgtgcaggtcgtccatgggcgtcaaatagtaCCAGACAAGCCAAACGTgtgttcggacactcccggcactaaaagccatatgctaaataaataactgCATTTTTAAAAACTGAACTTATTGAGCatactttttttgtttgtttcaggtTCACATGATTCAGGTAGTTGTTCCATTACTCCATCATCAACTATTGCTCCTGACACTTCCCATACTATCCAGGAGCTGGGCAAGGTGTTTGGCCCTATTGTGAGAAGATTAGTATACAACTGGGTTGTGACTCAGCATGCTAACATAACTGACCAACTTATGGAAGGTGTCAGGTTAGTTAAAAATTAATATGTAAAAGAAGTAATTTATGAATCTATTTGCATTGTGTATATATTGCAGTGGAATAATTATTTTTTGCAAATTATGCTTGTATTAATTTGCTTTTTGAGTGTAGGTAGTATATTGGATGGTTGATTACTCAAAATTCTACTTCATAAAATATTGACACATCACCTGTAAAGTTGTACTGCATAGTTGTAATTTTTATATTAACTTGACTATTAGGGCTAAAAATCACATTGTTTTGCCCCTTAAAATAAGTCACTATCACTTACTTGACCATTCATGGTTTACTTATGAGTACTTCAAAACAGATACCAATAAGTATTTTTAATAACACGCACAAAATacataggcaagtcaataagtacctgcaattttgctctaattgtctttaggttggctctatggtgttgtgtgctcaccagccgctagatggcactgttgtctacgtctgtggtcaaggtctatatacacaggtctggtcacgctcccagaattaTTTGCGGCAGCGGCCATGTTAGGACCAAAGGTCTCCACTGTGTGTTACACAGTGCAGTAAGATTAAGTTGTCATGAATTATTGTGTCGCTCTAGATTGTAGAAGTCATTCGTGTAAAGGGACTAGGTTATTTAGATTCCCGAAAGATAAGAACAGGAGGGCAAAATGGGTTCAAAATTGCCAATGTGATAGGTGGCTGTCCACAAAACATTCACAGCTGTGTGGATAAAAAAAAAGTCATCACCATGTTTAActatatggtgtagtggttagtgtgattacctgccacccctggaggcccagattcgattcccggctctgccacgaaatttgaaaagtggtacgaggactggaacggggtccactcagcctcaggaggtcaattgagtagaagggtgttcgattcccgcctcagccattctcgaagtggttttccgtggtttcccacttctcctccagacagatgaaatgatgtatggcttttagtgctgggagtgtccgaggacaagttcggctcgccagatgcaggtctttcaatttgacgtccgtaggcgacctgcgtgtcgtgatgagaatgaaatgatgatgaagacaacacatacacccagtccccatgccagcaaaattaaccaattatggttaaaattcccgaccctgccgggattcgaacccgagacccctgtgaccaaagaccagcacgctaaccatttagccatggaaccggactccaGACAGATGttaggttggtacctaacttaaaatcacagtcgcttccttcctcttccttatctaccccttccaatcttctcatcccctgagaaggccctttttcagcagagtaggtgaggccgcctgggtgaggtactggtcctccaccccagttgtattccccaacccaaagtctcatgctcgagGATACTGcctttgatgcggtagaggtgggatcccacgctgagtccgaggggaaaaccaaccacgGAGgcaagcggattaagaaagaaagaaatcatcatcatcaatatgccactccagttgcccgggtgcggttaaagaaagaaataataaggtAAAATTTGCATAACATATTCAataatacagtaaaataccagtattaaCAAAAATTTTGGGaacctctgaaattaatttcttatactgaaataagtcaattcttaagaacttGCCTAATATTATATCCCAGGGCTGGCCAcgacgaggctcgcgagccgcatgcggcccttgagtcagtctcgtgcggctcttgacaccaaccttagagtaaaataaaatgatataattaatggaatctaacaacatctcgcggccggcggcagtcagtagcagcgatgtgcggcttaacgttattagcactgtaggtcagtggtgagagatggaaggtgaagatagttccgggaCCTTCTGTTAGATAgcgctttgagcgggagagtgggAGGAAGAATTTGTTTTTGTAGAAAGAAACAgtaagccaatgtgtcttttgtgtcaaataactttgtcacagttcaGGGCCAGCAATCTAAAAcgccatcatgacactaaccacagcggtttcaataaatattttcctgTTGGCTCgcagttaaggaaaaccaaactgaaatcactgaaggaaaaacttcatggtcagagtagggtcatgtcaatttttaccaaggaagcagatttgactactgaagctggcttcatcttggcttttaatattgcaaaagcaaaaaagccttacacgaagggggagtttattaagaagaacatggcacaagttatttctgttttagaagcTGAAGATCAGAAACTGATCAACGAAAAgcccgctgctagacacacaatagagaggcaagtttctgttattagtgcggaTATTTTATAATTTACAAAGAAACTAAGCGAGTGCTCTGCAGTAAGTCTGgctctggacgagtctactgatatcaaagataaaccacaactagccataACTGTGAGGTATATGTCAAAGAACTTGCAGGTGGTGGAAGACCTGGTTACGTTGAAGGATACTATtcgtggttgtgacattaaagaagccccggatggtgttttacagaaaaactcagtgcctatcagtaatattgtcagcattgctaccgatggtacaccatctatgactggcacgaaacaagggcttattgggcttttaaatgttgacacaccgggcgagttggccgtgcgcgtagaggcgcgcggctgtgagcttgcatccgggagatagtaggttcgaatcccactatcggcagccctgaaaatggttttccgtggtttcccattttcacaccaggcaaatgctggggctgaaccttaattaaggccacggccgcttccttccaactccttgtcctttcctatcccatcgtcgccataagacctatctgtgtcggtgcgacgtaaagcccctagcaaaaaaaaaaaaaaaaaaatgttgacacATCATTTCCTCATTTCCTACCTGTACATTttattattcacagagaacatttatcagcaaaatattttcagtacccgcatattatgcaggtagttctaaaaattgtgaactgtattcgctcatgtgccaaaacacaccgacagttcaaatattttatagaagatatgaacaatgatgagCTCCCTGATGATGTATCTTGGTAATGCTTAGTAAGACggctatcagtaagcaatgttcttgGCAGATTTGTTGAATTACCTGGTCCAATCAAACAGTTTCAGAAGAAAAAGGGAAATCATTCCATGAACTTTATGACACCCAATGGTTGTTAtagttggcttttttttttttttttcttttacaaatgtggtccaacatttaaaaaatgctaaacatatctttacaaggaagagaaaaacttatttctgatttggcccagactgtatttagctttcatagcaagttaaagcttattgagaaagaccttcagactaaaagaTTTTCTCACTTTAAATGTtggaagaaaattactgaaagcctttcTGATGTTAAGGTGTAAACTGAAGATTACATTaataaaatgtctggccttgctgaagagaTTAATGGCAGATTTAATAATTTGatatcacttaaaccttcattttcattcctggaaaatcctttttctgttgatgttgtgggctaTAACTGCCCTGtctcatcaccaataacaaaggatagagcagctgtagagttggagctactagaactgcaagaggacaaAGGAATAAAAGTACTCAAACGAAGTGGTGTTTCTACCATAGAagtttggaagaatgttccagaagcaaaatacacactaacaaaggagtgtgccaagagacttatctcaatctttgggactacttatgtgtgtgaatctcTGTACTCGACGCTTAAatttattaaatctaaatatcgatctgaactaactgatgaacatttaagtgaacttgtgcgaactgcacttaccaattatcagccagatttcaaaaaactaacagcaaaaatggaCACTCGAAAAagcaaaagtaaaatctcattccttgatgtgtacctgaacaataatgttctgtgcgttgtagaaaataaatgttccttcatttgttataaaatgaaaaatgtgTCTTCATTTAATAAACccttttctaaacatgctcccaattttgtctcctaaatttgcggctcccagaattaaggttagtggccacccctgttatatccgttattgttgtttttaggggcGGAACTACGAGGTCCTCTGCCCTGTTATATCCGTTCCAGGATCTgtataacttcaaaataccattatgaGTTACAGTATTGAGAGATGTTTTCAGAAAAATCTATTTTTACAATGAACCAGCAAGtctacacattgttccagaacctcattttttgaaaaagtatgtgattttcttctgaacagatccagacacaaaagctcgttcaccgagctcaatagctgcagtcgtttaagtgcgaccagtatccagtattcgggagatagtgggttcgaaccccactgtcggcagtcctgaaggtggttttccatggtttcccattttcacatgaggcaaatgctgggtctgtaccttaattaaggccacggccgcttccttctcactcctagccctttcctgtcccatcgtcgccataagacccatctgtgtcggtgcgacgtaaagcaacttgcaaaaaaagctCATTTCAAATAGTCACCAATCACTGCACATtaatttaaaacagattctggcacatcactttgtgacacaagaaaatcttgaaggctacgtgccatgttcgttgcctgctgaagagtcaagctctATCGAAcacaatcattttgggggttgtcttcctcttcctcctcatcacatggatctctaccattcataatgtcctccacatttcctcattggtgatttctttgtggactattacatcactatctacattgcTGTAGTCGGTAAGACTTACTGTAGATGGCACATCCAGCATTGTACGCAAACGCTTCCAATTCTTTTCTAAAacagtttgtgatgatgtctgcattcagggatttccatgcagcaCTAAACATCTGCATTGCTCCCAATATGTTGATGTTAATGTCTCTATACGTGGCAATGTTGCACAGCATTCAACGGACCacacgagctcggtaatgccgctttactgcatgaattatacctTAATCCAGTggctgcagaattgaagttgtatttggaggcaaaaataaaacttttacatgtTCCAAATGGCGGGGCACAGAATTATGAGAAAAGCAGttgtccaataatagaagaattctcctcttttcggccttcatccgacgttccaagtccaacaaccactctttgaatagcacagatgtcatccatgccttagagttgtgcctgtattcacagggcagatgttgcacccccttgaagcaccttggcttcccaaacttcccagttatgagaggcttcagtttgtccgtccctgtggaattggtgcacaaaagagccgtgatactttcttttgaacgtttgccgccaaaacacttatttcccttgaAATCAAGCGTTTTGTTCGGCATTTGTTTATAAAATAACAcagtttcgtctgcattataaatgtctgccggcGAATATTCCTTCAAGGCATCTGTTAGAGTCTTCAGCCGCCATGAAAACACAACTTCCTTCGAGGCATCGTTAGCTTCACCAattataattttgtgggatatgccatatctctcccggaacctatgaagccaaccagcactacccataaactcaTGTGACCCAAGCAAGCGTGCGAAAGATCACAcacgctcacataacagtgggccatttattggaatgCTTTTACTCCGTATTTCCACAAACCACGTATAGATggcttggtccacctccttgtagtctGCTGTCCTGGtcttcttacgctgtggacctagggcatcagcatcaatgttttcctgtatcttatttttctgttttaaaaaagtagaaagtgttgacgagctaatgccatacttcttcgctaCTTCTCCTTTCTCTCCGCCTTTCCctacttccgcaagtattttacATTTTTCACTCAACAAAAACTCTGtcgcttctgcttatccatttgtgatgatatgaacttatttatttaatgaaatg is drawn from Anabrus simplex isolate iqAnaSimp1 chromosome 1, ASM4041472v1, whole genome shotgun sequence and contains these coding sequences:
- the LOC136857541 gene encoding PI-PLC X domain-containing protein 3 isoform X3; the encoded protein is MLKETAINLSEIGEDLENWMTRLPEALKNVPIVYLAIPGSHDSGSCSITPSSTIAPDTSHTIQELGKVFGPIVRRLVYNWVVTQHANITDQLMEGVRYLDLRLATKPQSQDLFFVHGLYVCCCSARTPFLV
- the LOC136857541 gene encoding PI-PLC X domain-containing protein 3 isoform X1 → MLKETAINLSEIGEDLENWMTRLPEALKNVPIVYLAIPGSHDSGSCSITPSSTIAPDTSHTIQELGKVFGPIVRRLVYNWVVTQHANITDQLMEGVRPVTLDLFHAQCHVTTVTTNAPRPSRPPRYSRPSRYSRSAQKMVAP
- the LOC136857541 gene encoding PI-PLC X domain-containing protein 3 isoform X2, which translates into the protein MLKETAINLSEIGEDLENWMTRLPEALKNVPIVYLAIPGSHDSGSCSITPSSTIAPDTSHTIQELGKVFGPIVRRLVYNWVVTQHANITDQLMEGVRYLDLRLATKPQSQDLFFVHGLYDQLLWIYSMPSATLQP